The Hyphomonas sediminis genome contains a region encoding:
- a CDS encoding metallophosphoesterase family protein, with protein sequence MAFKFIHTADWQLGAPFAGYASDLSGQLKAARRDVIVTIANIAREEGVAHVVVAGDVWDSETPSDATLAQPLELMAEAKHVTWWLMPGNHDVNGKARLWTRVAQKKSSNVRLLLTAEPVEAEPGVWFLPAPWDNKAPGRDLTAAMDSAQTPEGVIRIGIAHGSVEDFASETAAVTRIAKNRPDTANLDYLALGDWHGTRQMGPRLWYSGTPEPDRHVDNDRGAVLVVSIEAQGAVPIVKSVRSAKFAWPVIALELFGPEDIARIIPAVVGEGAARMTLARLSLSGRLAHADRQALSGVLADLEARLAYLDVRDQELEVIVEASDLDTLDATGSVRAAADELLMRKLNPALSAGERANAGRALDLLFTFASSKSED encoded by the coding sequence ATGGCTTTCAAGTTCATACATACGGCAGACTGGCAGCTCGGGGCGCCCTTCGCAGGGTATGCCAGCGACCTTTCCGGACAGCTCAAGGCTGCGCGGCGCGATGTCATCGTAACAATCGCGAACATTGCTAGGGAAGAGGGCGTTGCCCATGTCGTTGTTGCCGGAGATGTTTGGGACAGCGAGACTCCGTCAGACGCAACCCTCGCCCAACCCCTCGAGCTGATGGCGGAGGCAAAACACGTCACATGGTGGCTGATGCCTGGCAATCACGACGTCAACGGCAAAGCTCGGCTCTGGACGCGGGTGGCACAAAAGAAATCCAGCAATGTCCGGCTTCTTCTGACGGCTGAACCGGTTGAAGCTGAGCCGGGAGTTTGGTTCCTACCGGCGCCCTGGGATAACAAGGCACCTGGTCGTGATCTGACGGCTGCCATGGACAGCGCGCAGACCCCGGAGGGTGTTATTCGTATCGGCATTGCCCATGGGAGCGTCGAAGACTTTGCCAGCGAGACGGCCGCGGTCACCCGTATCGCCAAAAATCGTCCGGACACCGCAAATCTTGACTATCTGGCACTCGGGGATTGGCACGGCACCCGGCAGATGGGCCCCCGACTCTGGTATTCCGGAACCCCTGAGCCTGACCGGCATGTCGACAATGACCGAGGCGCAGTCCTGGTTGTTTCGATTGAAGCGCAAGGCGCGGTCCCAATCGTCAAGTCCGTACGTAGCGCAAAGTTTGCCTGGCCAGTTATTGCGCTCGAGCTTTTCGGGCCTGAGGACATCGCAAGGATAATCCCGGCCGTTGTCGGCGAAGGTGCTGCTCGCATGACGCTTGCACGCTTATCGCTCTCCGGAAGGCTAGCGCATGCTGATCGTCAAGCCCTGAGTGGTGTGCTTGCTGATCTTGAGGCCAGGCTGGCCTATCTCGACGTCCGAGATCAAGAGCTGGAAGTAATTGTGGAGGCATCCGATCTTGACACTTTGGACGCAACTGGCAGCGTTCGGGCGGCTGCCGATGAGCTCCTGATGCGAAAGCTCAATCCAGCGCTCTCCGCTGGCGAACGCGCCAATGCCGGCCGGGCACTTGATCTCCTTTTCACGTTTGCCTCATCCAAGTCGGAGGATTGA
- a CDS encoding DUF4011 domain-containing protein: MPDQDFLDLIKAKAENIKPKLLDLSRRNPLISTRLTAASNAHIRVVDELPDVLFYNLTNGRGMRLIPLPDIKEDPRDEDTKLFRNALSNARITDEKYQSDLEAVDRDADEYLDRTRQIERRLKDRVREQLGMPPRVEGKEINLGQHAKNNGITPSYELPELDEDDREDRHVDNDIQTLLLPKDLERKLGNISSKCRTWLQETGINVLQVAFGFLEWSEPNQSGTSFAPIILCGAQMEKQRTPDGAEYIIAGLGDEPEANSVLAEKLKLEFNIEIPAFEGGSIEDYFRELAALAPKEITWRIRRQIAIGVFPSARMAMYHDIDTSHARFTESETIQSLLGGTNNDAASPFAEEYEIDEPEIEQKVPCLVLDADSSQFSTLVDIASGKNLAVEGPPGTGKSQTIVNAIAAALADGKKVLFVAEKLAALDVVKARLEAVGLGEFLLPLQAERSTREQVIASVRSRIEMSQPSGALHYNSKIEEFRATRSELSNYIQLSTTRFGNSGFTIHEILSKGIASSPVLESVPKEIRDATNIADRYLSRTGIAELQKLGNDIAKASVEAEGALDYWKGTQLADANIFHVEDACKLASSAADQFATWDRQNQELSALGFTNSLNQQTLAELRDALSRLKVLGFSLRDERPRKLLDETNRAIAQEYAELSDAIRRREATTQELFRVPCDRPLLDQIRKISVVCETNQFRDLDLTTLESHLAKRSNGISGAKVLLARLKQLSDFDQTADQWKLDDLHQARTFIEAAGDEALIRRTAQNSGAAEAHRLRSLCIEGKALQEARDALSSSINFDIDSPAQAVAEAVEALKTAGPFSFLSSRTRRAVRLSKTILKTPTSDRSATVELLEALLSYRRKENEFEQNAQAKLLFGIHFRGVATDFAPFERLAEYLGKIQKTYISPQSHPLKKFLLTAETTQLALIPAIAPNLKAETPAALEAAIVSAEQKLTQNMEALRELRGLVASFVSPDQITSDHLPKLIEDLESLLDGRMALQASESAKQLVGPAFDGSEAAVASVRSLIDWSKSSSANAQALAVLLASANPERVEVLISDCIEAITLATQRLASLCSLTKMDAGHFTNGRTTAEIAEFLRSASLDSEGLKKHSIMAAVVNDLDQTGCSALVDNCLSKGEAGLIAERLAALATRSLAKSVYATYGASLSKYSGRRLNELRSQLAAQDKKLIELGRKQLRAKVYADAKPPRGNGQGRKSTWTQMALIENEISKQKRFISLRDLTERAGRALLELKPCWMMSPLAVAQYVPKEAIEFDLCIIDEASQMRPEAALGALMRSKQIVVVGDTNQLPPSNFFKKLIEDDEVDDDENVLDESILEMANGTFRPARRLRWHYRSRHSGLIKFSNRIVYDDNLIVFPSASENMAHMGVEYQYVDGLYKSGTNAIEARAVVDAALQFMKEDPDRSLGIVTLNQKQRELIFEEFEDALNRDRLAAAFVEKWRTKNDGLEEFFIKNLENVQGDERDVIFIGTVYGPETKGGRVAHRFGPINGLAGKRRLNVLFSRAKQKIVTFSSMKAADITVEEGGNAGVYMLKRWLEYSATGMLDVGTQTDRQPDSDFEVFVMNQIKSMGYEPVPQIGVAGYFIDIGVRHPDWPHGYVLAVECDGASYHSSRSARDRDRLRQEILEGLGWQFHRIWSTDWFSNPNREADRLREVLSIRMENLRAREAEFRHISTDEAASQNEGHENGLREDESTPAYGPLFTTSTSPAPSPTRTTGGVSVGDTVRVRYVDGDQATIVITITRERTDIERGLVNVNAPLAGALLDAEEGDEVEVLNGAYMRRALIEKIDKGDA; this comes from the coding sequence ATGCCTGATCAAGACTTTCTGGATCTCATCAAGGCGAAAGCCGAAAACATCAAACCAAAGTTGCTAGATCTCAGCCGACGGAATCCGTTGATTTCGACAAGGCTAACGGCTGCCTCCAATGCTCATATCAGAGTCGTCGATGAACTGCCTGACGTTCTTTTCTACAACCTGACTAATGGTCGGGGCATGCGATTAATACCTCTGCCAGACATCAAAGAAGACCCTAGAGACGAAGACACGAAGCTATTCCGCAATGCCCTCTCAAATGCACGGATTACGGATGAGAAGTATCAAAGCGATTTAGAGGCAGTCGATCGTGATGCGGATGAATACCTCGATCGGACGAGGCAAATTGAGCGACGACTCAAAGATCGTGTTCGAGAACAACTCGGGATGCCGCCGCGCGTTGAAGGTAAGGAGATCAACCTAGGCCAACACGCGAAGAACAACGGCATTACGCCGTCATACGAATTGCCCGAGCTGGATGAAGATGATCGTGAAGACAGACACGTCGATAACGACATCCAAACCCTTCTCCTTCCCAAGGACCTGGAGCGCAAACTCGGCAACATATCGTCCAAGTGCAGAACCTGGCTTCAGGAAACCGGCATTAACGTTCTCCAAGTCGCATTCGGATTTCTTGAGTGGTCTGAACCCAATCAATCTGGCACCTCATTTGCGCCAATCATTCTCTGCGGCGCCCAAATGGAGAAGCAGAGGACGCCAGATGGCGCCGAATACATTATTGCCGGACTTGGCGACGAGCCTGAGGCAAATTCAGTTTTGGCAGAAAAACTGAAGCTCGAATTCAATATCGAAATCCCTGCCTTCGAAGGCGGGTCAATCGAAGACTATTTCCGTGAACTCGCAGCCCTTGCGCCAAAAGAAATCACCTGGCGTATTCGCCGACAGATCGCGATCGGCGTTTTCCCCTCCGCGAGAATGGCGATGTATCATGATATAGATACCTCTCATGCCAGATTCACTGAAAGTGAGACAATCCAGTCTCTTCTCGGCGGGACAAACAACGACGCCGCATCGCCCTTTGCGGAAGAATATGAAATTGATGAGCCGGAGATCGAGCAAAAAGTCCCCTGCCTCGTCCTTGATGCAGATTCATCTCAGTTCAGCACGCTTGTTGATATCGCCAGCGGGAAAAACCTGGCCGTAGAAGGTCCTCCGGGCACAGGTAAATCTCAGACCATCGTCAATGCTATTGCAGCAGCGCTCGCTGACGGCAAAAAGGTTCTATTCGTTGCAGAAAAGCTAGCAGCTCTGGACGTGGTCAAAGCCAGGCTGGAGGCTGTTGGACTTGGCGAGTTCCTCTTGCCTCTGCAGGCGGAGCGCTCGACGCGAGAACAGGTCATTGCTTCTGTTCGGTCACGGATCGAGATGTCACAACCGAGCGGAGCCCTGCATTACAACAGCAAAATTGAAGAGTTTCGCGCGACAAGATCTGAACTCTCAAACTATATCCAGCTTTCAACAACTCGGTTTGGAAACTCGGGGTTCACGATCCACGAGATTCTTTCCAAAGGCATCGCAAGCTCACCGGTCCTGGAATCTGTCCCGAAAGAGATCAGGGATGCCACAAACATTGCGGATCGCTATCTGAGCCGCACAGGAATTGCTGAACTTCAAAAGCTTGGAAATGACATCGCCAAAGCATCCGTCGAAGCAGAAGGAGCGCTGGACTATTGGAAAGGCACCCAGCTTGCAGACGCGAACATCTTCCATGTTGAAGACGCATGTAAGTTGGCAAGCAGTGCAGCAGATCAATTTGCTACATGGGATAGGCAAAATCAGGAACTCAGCGCGCTCGGATTCACCAACTCCCTCAATCAGCAAACTCTGGCGGAACTTCGAGATGCGCTTTCGCGTCTTAAAGTGTTGGGATTTTCACTGCGTGATGAACGTCCGCGCAAATTGCTCGACGAAACCAACAGAGCCATCGCTCAAGAATACGCCGAGTTGAGTGATGCTATCCGCCGACGGGAAGCAACAACTCAGGAACTGTTCCGCGTACCATGCGACCGGCCATTGCTGGACCAAATAAGAAAGATTTCAGTTGTATGCGAGACCAACCAATTCCGCGACCTAGACCTTACGACTCTGGAGTCTCATCTCGCGAAGCGCTCGAATGGAATCAGCGGTGCAAAAGTCCTTCTGGCCAGGCTAAAGCAGCTCTCCGACTTCGATCAGACCGCCGATCAGTGGAAGCTCGACGACCTTCATCAAGCACGCACGTTCATAGAAGCTGCAGGTGATGAAGCCCTGATACGTCGGACAGCACAAAACTCAGGTGCTGCTGAAGCCCATCGGCTGCGTTCTCTATGCATTGAAGGCAAGGCGCTGCAAGAGGCCAGAGACGCCCTGTCGTCATCGATCAATTTCGATATCGACAGCCCGGCACAAGCCGTAGCAGAGGCTGTTGAAGCACTCAAAACAGCTGGACCGTTTAGTTTCCTATCCAGTCGCACTCGTCGTGCGGTTCGACTGTCAAAAACCATACTCAAAACGCCCACCTCTGACAGAAGCGCTACTGTCGAACTGCTGGAGGCGCTGCTCTCCTACCGGCGGAAGGAGAATGAATTTGAGCAGAATGCCCAGGCCAAGCTCCTCTTTGGCATCCATTTCCGTGGCGTTGCCACAGATTTCGCCCCTTTTGAGAGGCTCGCAGAATATCTCGGCAAAATCCAGAAGACCTACATCAGCCCTCAATCACACCCCCTGAAGAAATTTTTGCTGACGGCCGAAACAACGCAATTGGCACTAATCCCGGCCATCGCTCCAAATCTGAAAGCTGAGACCCCCGCGGCTCTAGAAGCAGCGATCGTCTCGGCAGAGCAAAAGCTAACTCAGAATATGGAAGCACTGCGCGAATTGCGAGGTCTCGTCGCAAGCTTCGTCAGCCCGGATCAGATCACGAGCGATCACCTCCCTAAACTGATAGAAGATCTTGAATCACTCCTGGATGGCCGCATGGCGCTTCAAGCTAGTGAATCGGCAAAACAACTGGTTGGCCCTGCGTTTGATGGCAGCGAAGCCGCTGTGGCTTCTGTACGTTCACTGATCGATTGGTCGAAATCTTCCAGCGCGAACGCACAGGCTCTAGCAGTGCTCCTTGCTTCAGCAAACCCTGAACGAGTCGAAGTTCTGATCAGCGACTGCATTGAAGCGATCACTTTGGCGACACAAAGACTGGCGAGCCTTTGCAGCCTGACAAAAATGGATGCCGGCCACTTTACCAATGGAAGAACGACCGCGGAGATTGCAGAATTTCTAAGATCCGCTTCTCTCGATTCAGAAGGCCTGAAAAAACACTCTATTATGGCTGCCGTTGTTAACGATTTGGATCAAACCGGTTGCAGCGCACTCGTTGATAACTGCTTGTCAAAAGGTGAAGCGGGTCTCATAGCCGAAAGACTCGCTGCCCTTGCAACACGCTCACTTGCGAAATCTGTCTACGCAACTTATGGCGCCTCCCTCTCAAAATACTCCGGCCGACGACTAAATGAACTTCGTAGCCAGCTCGCCGCGCAAGATAAAAAACTCATTGAACTAGGCCGAAAACAGTTGCGTGCGAAAGTCTACGCGGATGCCAAGCCTCCCAGAGGAAATGGTCAGGGACGGAAATCGACCTGGACCCAGATGGCCCTCATCGAAAATGAGATCAGCAAACAGAAGCGATTCATTTCACTTCGCGATCTTACGGAACGGGCAGGAAGAGCCCTTCTGGAACTCAAGCCTTGCTGGATGATGTCGCCGCTGGCGGTTGCTCAATATGTTCCTAAAGAAGCTATCGAATTTGATCTCTGTATCATCGACGAAGCCTCTCAGATGAGACCGGAAGCGGCTCTTGGTGCTTTGATGCGTTCGAAACAGATTGTGGTCGTCGGCGACACAAACCAGCTTCCGCCCAGCAACTTCTTCAAGAAGCTCATCGAAGATGATGAAGTGGATGACGACGAAAACGTCCTGGATGAATCCATCCTGGAGATGGCGAACGGAACCTTCCGCCCAGCCCGGCGCCTTCGCTGGCACTACCGATCCAGGCATTCAGGCTTGATCAAATTCTCCAATCGCATCGTCTACGACGACAATTTGATTGTTTTCCCGTCCGCGTCAGAGAACATGGCGCATATGGGCGTTGAATATCAATACGTAGACGGACTCTACAAATCGGGAACCAATGCAATCGAGGCCAGGGCCGTCGTGGATGCAGCGCTTCAGTTTATGAAGGAAGATCCGGACCGCTCACTTGGGATCGTGACCCTGAACCAGAAACAAAGAGAGCTGATTTTCGAAGAGTTCGAGGACGCCTTGAATCGCGACCGATTAGCCGCTGCGTTTGTTGAGAAATGGCGCACAAAGAATGATGGCCTGGAAGAGTTTTTCATCAAGAACCTTGAAAATGTCCAAGGCGACGAACGAGATGTGATCTTCATCGGCACCGTCTATGGTCCTGAAACCAAAGGCGGCCGTGTTGCCCACCGCTTCGGCCCGATCAACGGCCTAGCGGGCAAGCGTCGTCTCAATGTTCTGTTTTCACGCGCCAAACAGAAGATCGTCACCTTCTCGTCAATGAAGGCAGCAGACATCACGGTCGAAGAAGGCGGAAATGCCGGCGTATACATGCTGAAGCGTTGGCTAGAATACAGCGCGACCGGCATGTTGGACGTGGGTACTCAAACTGATCGACAGCCGGATTCAGATTTTGAAGTGTTCGTAATGAATCAAATAAAATCCATGGGGTATGAGCCCGTGCCTCAGATCGGGGTTGCCGGCTACTTCATAGACATTGGTGTGCGTCATCCTGATTGGCCACATGGATATGTTCTGGCAGTCGAATGCGATGGGGCAAGCTATCACTCCTCAAGGTCAGCACGGGACCGCGATCGCCTGCGTCAGGAAATTCTGGAGGGTCTTGGTTGGCAGTTCCATCGGATTTGGTCGACTGATTGGTTCTCTAATCCTAATCGAGAGGCGGATCGGCTTCGCGAAGTCCTCTCTATTCGGATGGAAAATCTTCGCGCTCGCGAAGCTGAGTTTCGGCACATCAGCACCGATGAGGCAGCGTCACAGAACGAAGGTCATGAGAATGGGCTTCGTGAAGACGAAAGTACGCCTGCGTACGGACCACTCTTTACCACTTCCACCAGCCCGGCCCCATCTCCAACAAGAACGACCGGGGGTGTCAGTGTTGGCGATACGGTTCGGGTACGGTACGTCGACGGCGATCAAGCTACGATCGTGATTACGATTACGCGAGAGCGAACCGATATCGAGCGCGGGTTAGTTAACGTGAACGCCCCCCTGGCCGGTGCACTACTAGATGCGGAGGAAGGAGATGAAGTTGAAGTGCTGAACGGCGCATACATGCGGCGCGCTTTAATCGAGAAAATTGACAAAGGGGATGCCTAA
- a CDS encoding DUF5677 domain-containing protein has translation MSKAFMSLFDWFDNNLVEDLIASATAHAQSEEQADQAASNALERLIAAVTPELAQTVLADSARMLRKKRRQDRQFEKRNGDRWSNGFERIEVVWCIAADVGSNFNETYRPEAMRTNDSAFEALTRLHGRGLLVAREAIHLMKGGYAEGALSRWRTLHEILIVAMFIGKHGNIIAERYLLSAHFRSLEAALQLNKFASRANLDPFSNEDLVRFEDTCATIAKRYGDEMYAEFGWAKPALLPRSDKWKPRFEDVEASLELDHWRPRYKWASQHTHAGNRHSHASLGMAEASGDVILVGPSNSGMTDPLQMVAGHIGSLTTTLILTRRTAESLILANVLKFLSDEVGYLAFEEGKASFEKALKTKPGRK, from the coding sequence ATGTCTAAAGCATTTATGTCTTTGTTCGACTGGTTCGACAACAATTTGGTTGAAGATCTCATTGCGAGTGCGACCGCCCATGCACAATCTGAGGAGCAAGCGGATCAAGCCGCGAGCAACGCGCTAGAGAGACTAATTGCGGCGGTAACTCCAGAACTTGCACAGACAGTGCTTGCAGATTCAGCGAGGATGTTGCGCAAGAAGCGCCGTCAAGATCGACAATTTGAAAAAAGAAACGGCGACCGTTGGAGCAACGGCTTTGAGCGTATCGAGGTTGTGTGGTGTATCGCTGCTGATGTGGGGAGTAATTTTAATGAGACTTATCGCCCGGAAGCTATGCGCACCAATGACAGCGCTTTTGAAGCACTAACTCGTCTACACGGTCGTGGTCTTCTCGTGGCGCGTGAAGCCATCCATTTGATGAAAGGAGGGTATGCTGAAGGTGCATTGAGCCGTTGGCGGACATTACATGAGATACTGATTGTGGCAATGTTCATTGGAAAGCACGGAAATATTATCGCCGAACGTTACTTGCTTAGTGCCCATTTTAGATCACTTGAAGCGGCACTGCAGCTCAACAAGTTTGCGTCGCGCGCCAATTTGGACCCCTTCTCTAATGAAGATTTGGTCAGGTTTGAGGATACGTGCGCAACTATTGCGAAACGCTATGGAGATGAGATGTATGCAGAGTTTGGATGGGCTAAGCCGGCACTGCTGCCCCGCAGTGACAAGTGGAAGCCGCGCTTTGAAGATGTAGAGGCTTCGCTAGAGCTCGATCATTGGCGTCCCCGCTACAAATGGGCATCGCAGCACACACATGCAGGAAACCGCCATTCACATGCTTCCTTAGGTATGGCGGAGGCGAGCGGGGATGTGATCTTGGTGGGCCCCAGCAACTCGGGTATGACTGATCCATTGCAGATGGTCGCTGGTCATATTGGGAGCTTGACGACAACGCTGATACTGACTCGTAGAACAGCCGAAAGTCTCATCCTCGCCAATGTGCTTAAATTTCTTTCAGACGAAGTCGGCTACTTGGCTTTCGAAGAAGGAAAGGCGTCATTTGAAAAGGCTCTTAAGACTAAGCCTGGCAGGAAGTAA
- a CDS encoding AlbA family DNA-binding domain-containing protein, which yields MENDTGAQFLTAIQSQEISEDQTFEFKARIELDSRHQKADFINDIVAFLNSGPGHLFVGVRESKGVFSGWQPIKQNWDAFHRQILSIIQDNITPVPHAVRVNCIELDGDGYIARIDLPDHRNRPYQNKLTGGFYIRTGAKNTPIPRDRVHSFFTQIETLEKDTADLIESENQALEARGLIDLRATSLQIAVVPLEHYERDQAPFDPGSQPLKSMRHYHSERSGVFRGCQNGVELIERTFSGDVISRFFIGDDWLLHSCALHPIKLFEGGGRLGLHEFHTELLRHLRDIQLILDDSKIFGPFGLQLRLKNLRSAPGMSNAFPNADTASLPRPVRVERLDDENVLRRFYLKVRTISLYGSP from the coding sequence ATGGAGAACGACACCGGCGCCCAATTCTTGACAGCTATCCAGAGCCAAGAAATTTCTGAAGATCAAACCTTCGAGTTCAAGGCAAGAATCGAGCTTGATAGCCGACACCAAAAAGCTGATTTCATCAACGATATTGTTGCATTCCTAAATTCAGGCCCGGGCCATCTTTTTGTGGGTGTTCGCGAGAGCAAGGGCGTTTTTTCCGGCTGGCAACCCATTAAGCAGAACTGGGACGCATTCCATCGTCAAATTCTCTCTATAATCCAGGACAACATTACGCCAGTCCCGCACGCCGTGCGCGTGAATTGCATTGAATTGGATGGAGATGGCTACATTGCGCGCATAGATCTTCCAGATCATCGAAATCGACCATATCAAAACAAACTGACCGGCGGATTCTACATCCGAACAGGCGCGAAGAACACCCCCATACCAAGGGATCGGGTGCACTCCTTCTTTACACAGATTGAAACGTTGGAGAAGGACACCGCGGACTTGATTGAGAGCGAAAACCAAGCATTAGAAGCGCGTGGACTCATTGACCTGCGCGCTACTTCGCTCCAAATCGCAGTCGTGCCTTTGGAGCACTACGAAAGGGATCAAGCGCCCTTTGATCCGGGTTCCCAACCGCTCAAGTCGATGCGTCACTATCATTCCGAACGGAGTGGAGTCTTTAGAGGTTGTCAAAACGGAGTCGAGCTGATCGAACGAACATTTTCCGGGGACGTGATATCACGATTTTTCATTGGCGATGATTGGCTGCTTCATTCTTGCGCTCTTCATCCGATTAAATTGTTCGAAGGCGGAGGGCGACTGGGATTGCACGAATTTCATACCGAACTGTTGAGGCATCTGCGAGATATCCAGCTGATTCTCGATGATTCAAAAATTTTCGGACCGTTCGGTTTACAGCTCAGGTTAAAAAACCTTCGCTCCGCCCCCGGAATGTCAAACGCTTTTCCAAATGCAGACACAGCATCTCTCCCTCGCCCTGTGCGTGTTGAAAGGCTCGATGATGAAAACGTCCTTCGGCGCTTTTATCTAAAAGTCCGCACTATTTCCTTATATGGCAGCCCTTAA